The Plasmodium knowlesi strain H genome assembly, chromosome: 14 genome has a segment encoding these proteins:
- a CDS encoding ABC transporter C family member 2, putative: MNGKNAKGKDGARKQGKQGSLIASMSWFGFITFEWITIILNKLKAEDNFTLPKVEEDAAIEYYAYNLGNNLRGFKKRRRKNDNSTVNSNEGSHKSSLNGMSNTETSYSLQKRGIIFALLKTFKNQLSCITFFYVIHTLYLIFVALCIENYILLIRGEGNPWIPFLRKHKEIAFGLFLIGVICFDLFFDAILTFFDYRLRLNMEITLMYFLYKINLENFRGTLSSSPYIALGDMEDTSPMLKGEEDSPSPEMNRPEGETKTGDDHSVKVEGVCSDRLGGDPITCSSIGCQAIPCDPIGCEAVSGEPIVIDTVVEEKGSVGSKGEVKISDDHLGGESKEKTIKREILSPRVEVDSTKVNGESNEYPDEAVQEEDDKRDNDSCDINIYNIMFVDTPFLIYFISSIIDFCNMVIKFTISFYMFYYKMGREAVVNGILLIAFLYSLMFAFELASSVFKIRHLRCRDSRINNMHHILKEYKLMKMFNWESIAFDYVNRHRKKEMKVCTIRIYLNSLSNYINAISMNVVEVAIFFIFIRGELNSNKPINVSSIITPLFLYKSLIAGMSNLPNIINNLLEGAINIGRINRYIEHYMFQFDREDRNGYCTYRNDHKIGIQTCSTFGRHNKMKSNSNKHCDDSNWRSGFYKYFFFNKGYGMPGKGKSNTNGYYYRSEKGNDALGGVVAEKVTGRLSGVSIGGGKGHQASDVILKMNGCYFSPDKSPTGKGRHSRVDSNQTDALLKNVNLTLKNNTLVVILGNVGSGKTLFFNSLFGKLKLSQGNCYIKNFVHDMPVMYVPQFYWVTIGTIRSMIIFGNRFDPYLYYRAIVQSELINDMNTFKKKDLRYVGDEHSLSKGQKARICLARALYHHYIHMSDLLIDYEKDIRINKEWREKVMLEKLYGTDNSSCKEPSGVRSDSSMGHHEREKGKNILIKGEKVGKKKEGTYDEPLSQEEKYQLHDAYHSTNDTLNETNMINASLHGSPVKSGKYRKEEQEGDQKQNGRGSNGHVIIGPTGEMYTENNNLFKKNSLLKECLEQEQMSYLYLLDDLFCALDPCISKNIFYNLFCSNDDVEGFKRNCAFVLTANQNIWNSFLDEDIIRQLQYGVEIYRLEDRTLVYEGDIHTYMKNNGIVAQRGKGSKEGSSPIAPVKGNTNVSASQTASSGEAATGSSSSSSTSRMLDFFSEQQSGRKYSHKNDMKFQKFVALKELKSTYSCRIEPLDSPSVHEFGRKYTTVTQNYVEMPNGYITNGYITNGYITNAMRNVSISSIGSLNKTMINSYAEVLIKEKKNVEGVGNDNRRNRSFDEDDKITLHEFEKVSKVLQAKLKQNYIYEYMGNEDNGDEGEEEELRFKGNIKWETFAWYLRMIGTPLIAVILFFMVISIFTDEIKNMLLFMASTLIKSKGQRESEILEKQLVYMKWFVLLPCVSLVTTLTSFMLIAHGIAISAVKVHTEVLMSILYAPIHAFYSNNLGNIINRFITDINVLDNGIIKRIYKTFYTFFRFLFTIYLLNYMVYQTIYVLPIIIFLIYVCVFQRYSRGCKEAQRGYLSAHAPLCTIYSNTILGKEIIYLYGKSKHFLDLYSKGVFNYKNYTIFKWCLTIWASLYVQLIVLCLTSFYIIYPYVLEPYLGDKKDPHFMNEEKNANTIGYCITFSCSLGFIIKSLLYDYTHVEKEMCSTQRLEECSQMFKEQVNYDDKEGMLPTQMLTMQTASTQVPVVKDTPPMCAPENGKAKYGLHFENVFVSYKKKIFIDRSRNLYYYANEKSCLRNLNLYALKGQKIGIVGRSGAGKSTTILSVLGLIPTTRGTISIEGRDIKTMTLEERKNTIGLLPQSSFVFFHWNIRTYIDPYKNFTDNEIMDAFKLIGINLQMEDLYKYIYKQKKRASQDGRRVYNGRDKFDKSKSSSTVANSLSLSDDCIRYLALVRIFLNRHNYKLVLIDEIPVLNLNLSNSNTNNFFSSDVKSFEYIIRNYFSHITVLIIAHDVSTLSCCDFIYVVAKGEVSYKCSYSDIKTQAALAALIQKQTE, translated from the coding sequence atgaatggaaaaaacgcCAAGGGAAAAGATGGCGCGAgaaaacaaggaaaacaaGGGAGCCTTATTGCAAGCATGTCATGGTTTGGCTTTATAACCTTCGAATGGATTACCATCATACTGAATAAACTGAAGGCAGAAGACAACTTTACTCTCCCCAAAGTAGAAGAAGATGCAGCCATAGAATACTACGCCTACAATTTGGGCAATAATTTGAGagggtttaaaaaaaggaggagaaaaaatgacaataGTACAGTGAATTCAAATGAAGGATCCCATAAAAGCAGTTTGAATGGAATGTCTAACACAGAGACTTCCTACTCCCTGCAGAAGAGAGGAATAATATTTGCCCTGTTGAAAACCTTTAAGAATCAGTTAAGTTGTATTACCTTCTTCTATGTTATCCATACCCTGTATCTGATATTTGTGGCTCTATGCATAGAGAACTATATACTACTCATCAGGGGAGAAGGTAACCCATGGATCCCCTTTCTCCGGAAACATAAGGAAATAGCATTTGGTTTGTTTCTTATTGGAGTCATATGCTTCGATTTATTTTTCGACGCCATCCTTACATTCTTTGATTACCGTTTAAGATTAAACATGGAAATTACTCTCATGTATTTTTTGTACAAGATAAATTTAGAGAACTTTAGGGGAACATTATCTAGCTCTCCATATATTGCGTTAGGAGATATGGAAGACACTTCCCCCATgttaaaaggggaggaagatTCTCCTTCTCCAGAGATGAACAGACCAGAGGGAGAGACCAAGACAGGGGATGACCATTCCGTTAAAGTGGAGGGGGTTTGTAGTGACCGGCTTGGTGGAGATCCCATCACCTGTTCATCAATCGGGTGTCAGGCAATTCCGTGTGATCCGATAGGGTGTGAAGCAGTTTCAGGTGAACCCATTGTGATTGATACTGttgtagaagaaaaaggcagTGTGGGTTCGAAGggagaagtaaaaatatCTGACGATCATTTGGGAGGCGAGTCAAAGGAGAAGACGATTAAAAGAGAGATATTATCCCCCAGAGTGGAAGTGGATTCTACGAAAGTAAATGGTGAAAGCAATGAATACCCAGATGAAGCAGTTCAAGAGGAAGATGACAAAAGAGATAATGACTCATGCGATATCAACATCTACAATATCATGTTCGTGGATACACCATTCTTAATCTACTTCATCAGTTCCATAATAGATTTCTGTAACATGGTTATAAAGTTTACTATTTCTTTCTATATGTTTTATTATAAGATGGGTAGAGAAGCAGTAGTGAATGGAATTCTGTTGATAGCATTTCTGTACAGCCTTATGTTTGCGTTTGAGTTGGCATCGAGCGTTTTTAAGATAAGACACTTGAGATGTAGAGACTCTAGAATAAATAACATGCATCACATCTTAAAGGAATACAAACTCATGAAAATGTTTAATTGGGAATCTATTGCCTTCGACTATGTTAATAGACAccgaaaaaaagagatgaaAGTTTGCACAATTcgaatttatttaaattccTTAAGTAATTATATTAATGCGATTTCCATGAATGTTGTGGAagtagcaattttttttatttttattagaGGAGAGTTAAACAGTAATAAGCCGATTAATGTTAGCTCCATCATTACGCCTTTGTTTCTATACAAATCTCTAATAGCCGGTATGTCAAATCTACCGAACATAATAAATAATCTCCTTGAGGGGGCTATTAACATTGGCAGAATCAATAGGTACATCGAACACTACATGTTTCAGTTTGATCGAGAAGATCGTAACGGATACTGCACTTATAGGAATGACCACAAGATTGGGATCCAAACATGCTCCACGTTCGGAAGacacaacaaaatgaagagcaACTCGAATAAGCATTGTGACGACTCCAACTGGAGGAGTGGAttttacaaatatttttttttcaacaaagGATACGGCATGccgggaaaggggaagagcaATACTAACGGATACTACTACAGGAGCGAAAAGGGGAACGATGCACTTGGGGGTGTAGTTGCTGAGAAGGTAACTGGAAGGCTAAGTGGAGTATCCATCGGGGGAGGTAAGGGACACCAAGCGAGTGATGTCATTTTGAAGATGAATGGATGTTACTTCTCTCCGGATAAATCTCCGACAGGAAAAGGTCGCCACTCGCGTGTCGACTCTAACCAGACAGATGCACTTCTGAAGAATGTGAATCTAACGCTGAAGAACAACACCCTTGTGGTCATTCTAGGAAATGTGGGTTCTGGAAAgacgcttttttttaattctctcTTTGGAAAGTTAAAACTGTCGCAAGGAAATTGCTACATCAAGAACTTCGTCCACGACATGCCGGTGATGTACGTACCACAGTTCTACTGGGTAACCATCGGTACTATTAGATCCATGATCATCTTTGGAAATAGGTTCGACCCTTATTTGTACTATCGAGCTATTGTACAGAGCGAGCTTATAAACGACATGAATACATTCAAGAAGAAGGACCTAAGGTATGTGGGCGATGAGCACAGTTTGAGCAAAGGACAGAAAGCAAGAATCTGTTTAGCCAGAGCGTTGTACCATCATTATATACACATGAGTGACTTGCTGATAGATTACGAGAAGGATATCCGAATAAATAAAGAGTGGCGAGAAAAAGTTATGTTGGAAAAATTGTACGGAACAGACAATTCTTCGTGTAAAGAGCCAAGTGGTGTTAGAAGTGACAGTAGCATGGGCCACCACGAgagggagaaaggaaaaaatatattaatcaaaggagaaaaagttggaaaaaaaaaagaaggaacctATGATGAGCCCTTGTCACAAGAGGAGAAGTACCAACTACACGATGCGTACCATTCCACCAACGATACATTGAACGAAACTAATATGATCAACGCGTCCTTACATGGTAGTCCAGTGAAGAGTGGAAAGTATAGGAAAGAGGAACAAGAAGGAGATCAGaagcaaaatggaagaggaaGTAATGGTCATGTTATTATTGGTCCAACAGGAGAAATGTACACAGAGAATAATAACCTCTTCAAAAAGAACTCTCTTCTGAAGGAGTGCCTGGAGCAAGAGCAGATGTCCTACCTTTACCTACTGGACGATCTTTTCTGCGCATTGGATCCATGTAtatcgaaaaatatattttacaaCCTCTTCTGTAGTAATGATGATGTGGAAGGCTTTAAGAGGAACTGTGCATTTGTTCTCACAGCCAATCAAAATATCTGGAATAGCTTTCTCGATGAAGATATCATTCGGCAACTGCAGTATGGTGTAGAAATTTATCGCCTGGAAGATCGCACTTTGGTGTACGAGGGAGATATTCACACCTATatgaaaaataatggaaTCGTGGCTCAACGCGGGAAAGGTTCCAAGGAGGGATCGTCTCCAATCGCACCTGTCAAAGGTAACACGAACGTTTCGGCTTCGCAAACAGCGAGTAGCGGTGAAGCGGCCACaggtagtagtagtagtagtagtactaGCAGAATGTTGGATTTCTTCTCAGAGCAACAGagcggaagaaaatataGTCACAAGAACGATATGAAGTTTCAAAAATTCGTAGCGTTGAAGGAGCTGAAAAGTACCTATTCGTGCAGAATAGAGCCATTGGACTCTCCATCTGTTCATGAATTCGGAAGGAAGTACACAACAGTAACACAGAATTACGTGGAGATGCCGAACGGGTATATAACGAACGGGTATATAACGAACGGGTATATAACGAACGCGATGAGGAATGTGAGCATTAGTAGCATTGGGAGCTTGAACAAAACTATGATCAACAGTTATGCGGAGGTACtaataaaagagaagaagaatgttgAGGGTGTTGGAAATGATAACAGGCGTAATCGCTCTTTCGATGAAGACGATAAAATAACTTTGCATGAGTTTGAAAAGGTTAGCAAGGTATTGCAGGCAAAGCTAAAACAGAACTACATCTATGAATACATGGGAAATGAGGACAATGGAgatgaaggggaagaagaagagctACGTTTTAAGGGGAATATAAAGTGGGAAACATTTGCTTGGTACCTACGTATGATAGGAACCCCTCTGATAGCAGTGATTCTATTTTTCATGGTaatctccatttttacagacgaaataaaaaacatgtTGCTCTTTATGGCAAGTACGCTCATTAAAAGCAAAGGACAGAGAGAATCAGAAATTCTAGAAAAGCAGTTAGTGTATATGAAGTGGTTCGTCCTTCTCCCTTGCGTGTCGTTGGTTACTACATTAACTTCCTTCATGTTAATAGCCCATGGAATAGCAATTTCAGCAGTTAAGGTTCATACAGAAGTGCTCATGAGTATCTTATATGCACCCATCCATGCTTTTTACAGTAACAATTTAGGAAATATAATAAACAGATTCATAACGGATATAAATGTATTGGACAATGGAATTATAAAACGAATATACAAGACATTCTATAcgttttttcgtttcttaTTTACAATATATCTTCTTAATTATATGGTTTATCAGACCATTTACGTACTTCCAATCATTATTTTTCTAATATACGTTTGTGTGTTCCAAAGGTATTCCAGGGGATGCAAAGAAGCTCAGAGAGGATACCTGAGCGCGCACGCCCCACTGTGTACCATCTACAGTAACACCATAttgggaaaggaaataatttaCCTGTACGGAAAGAGCAAACACTTTCTAGATTTATATTCCAAGGGAGTCTTCAATTATAAGAATTATACCATCTTCAAGTGGTGTCTAACAATATGGGCCTCCCTATATGTACAGCTCATCGTGTTATGTTTAACatctttttatataatatacCCGTACGTATTGGAACCATACCTTGGAGACAAGAAGGACCCACATTTTATGaacgaggagaaaaatgcaaacacCATTGGCTACTGCATTACGTTCTCATGCAGTTTAGGTTTTATAATTAAGTCTCTTCTCTATGATTACACTcatgtggagaaggaaatgtgTAGCACGCAACGCCTGGAGGAGTGCTCGCAGATGTTCAAGGAGCAGGTGAATTACGATGATAAGGAAGGTATGCTTCCCACGCAGATGCTAACGATGCAGACAGCATCTACGCAAGTACCAGTGGTGAAAGACACACCGCCGATGTGTGCACCGGAAAACGGAAAAGCAAAATATGGACTGCACTTCGAAAATGTCTTCGTCAgctacaagaaaaaaatatttatagaCAGATCACGCAACCTGTACTACTACGCGAACGAAAAATCTTGTCTAAGGAATTTGAACCTATACGCACTGAAGGGTCAGAAGATTGGCATCGTAGGAAGATCGGGAGCAGGAAAGAGCACCACCATTCTCTCCGTACTAGGTCTCATCCCGACAACCAGGGGTACCATATCCATCGAGGGTAGAGATATCAAGACGATGACtctggaagaaagaaaaaataccatTGGTCTCCTACCACAATCttcttttgtattttttcactGGAATATACGTACCTACATAGATCCCTACAAGAACTTCACAGACAATGAAATTATGGATGCTTTTAAATTAATAGGTATAAACTTACAAATGGAGGATTTATacaaatacatatacaagCAAAAGAAGAGAGCATCTCAGGATGGTAGACGTGTGTATAACGGTAGGGACAAGTTCGACAAGAGTAAGTCCTCTTCCACCGTAGCCAACTCCTTATCCCTCTCGGATGATTGCATTCGTTATTTAGCATTGGTGCGAATCTTTCTAAATAGACATAACTACAAGCTTGTTTTAATAGATGAGATACCTGTCCTTAACTTAAACCTAAGCAACAGTaatacaaataattttttctccagtgATGTTAAGTCTTTTGAATATATTATACGCAACTACTTCTCGCACATCACTGTGTTAATTATTGCGCATGATGTGAGCACCCTGTCTTGTTGCGACTTCATTTACGTGGTGGCAAAAGGCGAAGTCTCTTACAAATGTAGCTACTCAGATATCAAGACCCAGGCGGCGCTGGCTGCGCTCATTCAGAAGCAGACGGAGTGA
- a CDS encoding T-complex protein 1 subunit gamma, putative: protein MLKNPGAVLVFKPNTKREEGHKTQLSNIQASRAVSEIVKTTLGPMAMLKMMLDPLGGIVITNDGNSILREIDVAHPAAKSLIELSRSQDEEVGDGTTSVVILSGELLSIAELFLKQKIHPTIIVNCYMDSLSKVVKFLESIAVQVDVNDEKSLLKAIDSCLSTKFVNRYNKMVSKLALQAVQCVKIESNVMGKKEIDIKRYAKVEKIPGGDITDSYVLKGVMLNKDIVHPKMRRRIKNPRILLLDCTLEYKKAESQTNVEILDEQTWNQLLLQEEIEVKKLCEHIIDSRCDIVVTEKGVSDLAQHFLVKKNISVIRRVRKTDLNRLERISGATIVNRCDEIVESDIGTKCGLFEVKKIGDDYYSHFIECENPRACTILLRGSTKDVLNEVERNLHDGMNVAKNIILEGKLLYGGGCTEMRVGQHLISQASQYDDSRKSIMEAVGSALEIIPKILAQNSGANVVKTINELRIKHETPGGEKFGVDGITGEIIDVSTKNIWDLLAVKKQIYKSAIEAAAMILRIDDVVSGIGKEDKLQKPVQNQFD, encoded by the exons ATGTTGAAGAATCCAGGTGCAGTCCTCGTTTTCAAGCCGAACACGAAGAGGGAGGAGGGTCACAAGACCCAACTGTCCAACATACAG GCCAGTCGTGCAGTGAGCGAAATCGTGAAGACGACACTAGGCCCTATGGCAATGTTGAAGATGATGTTGGACCCGCTAGGAGGTATAGTGATAACAAACGACGGGAATTCCATTCTTCGAGAAATTGATGTGGCGCACCCTGCGGCAAAGTCGCTCATCGAGTTGAGCAGATCACAAGATGAAGAAGTAGGAGATGGAACAACATCAGTCGTAATCCTGTCCGGAGAGTTACTGAGCATAGCAGAGTTATTTCTTAAACAGAAGATACACCCAACGATAATTGTGAACTGTTACATGGATTCACTGAGTAAGGTAGTGAAGTTTTTAGAATCCATAGCTGTACAGGTAGATGTGAACGATGAAAAAAGCTTACTAAAAGCTATCGATTCATGCCTGAGTACCAAGTTTGTGAACAGGTACAACAAGATGGTGAGTAAGTTAGCTCTACAAGCAGTACAGTGTGTAAAGATAGAATCTAATGTCatgggaaagaaagaaattgaTATAAAGAGGTATGCGAAGGTGGAGAAAATCCCAGGGGGAGATATCACAGATAGCTATGTATTGAAGGGAGTTATGTTAAACAAGGATATCGTTCATccaaaaatgaggagaagaattAAGAACCCACGAATCCTTCTTCTGGATTGTACCTTAGAATATAAAAAGGCAGAAAGTCAAACGAATGTAGAGATTCTTGATGAACAGACATGGAATCAGTTACTTCTACAGGAAGAAATCGAAGTAAAAAAGTTGTGTGAACATATTATAGATAGTAGATGTGATATCGTCGTTacagaaaaaggagtttCCGATTTGGCACAGCATTTtctcgttaaaaaaaatataagtgtTATTAGGAGAGTGAGGAAAACCGATTTAAATAGACTTGAAAGAATCAGTGGTGCTACCATTGTTAATAGATGTGATGAAATAGTGGAGAGTGATATTGGAACAAAGTGTGGGCTCTTCGAAGTAAAGAAAATTGGAGATGATTATTACTCTCATTTTATTGAATGTGAGAACCCAAGAGCATGCACAATTTTATTGAGAGGATCAACGAAGGATGTACTGAACGAAGTGGAAAGAAATCTTCACGACGGAATGAACgttgcaaaaaatattattttagaaggaaaattacTCTATGGAGGTGGCTGCACTGAGATGAGGGTAGGACAACATCTGATCAGTCAAGCTAGCCAATATGATGATTCTAGAAAAAGCATAATGGAAGCTGTGGGTTCTGCTCTAGAAATCATTCCAAAAATTTTGGCCCAGAATAGCGGAGCCAATGTTGTGAAAACCATCAACGAACTCAGGATAAAGCACGAGACACCTGGTGGAGAGAAGTTTGGGGTCGATGGTATAACTGGGGAGATCATCGATGTGTCCACGAAGAATATTTGGGATCTGCTTGCCGTTAAAAAGCAGATATACAAGAGCGCCATCGAGGCCGCAGCAATGATTCTGCGTATTGACGATGTGGTCAGTGGGATAGGCAAGGAAGACAAACTACAGAAGCCCGTGCAGAACCAGTTCGACTAG
- a CDS encoding macrophage migration inhibitory factor, putative, translating into MPCCQVSTNINVSDDDAKKALMQIENAISQVMNKPMGYIMSNLDYQKHMRFGGSHDGFCFVRVTSISGISRSNNTALADKITKILASTIKVKSDRVFIEFKDCSAQNFAFNGSLFG; encoded by the exons ATGCCCTGTTGCCAAGTTTCTACAAACATTAACGTTTCGGATGATGACGCGAAGAAGGCGCTCATGCAGATAGAGAATG CCATATCGCAAGTGATGAATAAGCCCATGGGGTACATCATGAGCAACCTGGACTACCAGAAGCACATGCGCTTTGGAGGGAGCCACGACGGATTTTGCTTCGTAAGGGTTACGAGCATAAGTGGAATCAGTAGGTCGAACAACACTGCCCTGGCAGATAAAATTACGAAGATTTTGGCTAGCACCATAAAAGTGAAGTCGGATCGCGTCTTTATTGAATTTAAAGACTGCTCTGCGCAGAACTTTGCCTTCAATGGGTCGCTCTTCGGCTGA